The Fibrobacter sp. UWB16 genomic interval CCGGGCGCCGTTTTGTCGGCTGCCCTAGGTGTTCACACATACGCGGCGTCGGGTGATGCTTACACATGGCCCGGCTATCGCAGCGACCTGGATTACGATACGAAATCGAATCTGGGCGATATCCAACCGCCGACCAAGTTCAACAACAATTGTTCGGGCGTTACCGGAAAGAAGGCCGGTAAGTGGTGGGCGTTTTACTGGGGCAAGGATCGCGACAGCCGCATTACCGATGTGACGATTGATTCGATTCTTAAGAAGTACGATACCGATTTTGAGTATTTGTACAATGAGATGGGATGGGCGCCGGATGCCCAGGCGCAAGAAGGCCAGTACAGCGCCATTTATTACTACGGTTCGGGGACATGTGCCGGTGGCGCAAAGACGGATACTACGGGCGGTTGGCAGACATGGGTAGCAGGCTACACGGCCGTGGCCGCTTCGTTTTATCCGCTGTACAGTTTTAATACGAGTTGCCCTTACCGTGATCGCGTGGCGCAGATGGATGCGATGATTCATGAGGGAATTCACTCGATGACGAATGGTTACCCAGGCGCAAAGGATGCGCACTGGTTCCAAGAAGCGGGCAACACCTGGATTCAGCAGGATATGTTCAGCCACCGCGACGGTGTTTACAGCGGTATGGGATTCTTGAACGCGGCGACGGTCATTGCGCCGTTTATGCCAATTGAAACTTATTCGGGCTGGCTCATTGACGGTACTTTCGGTGGCCCTGGCGGCGGTGCCGATGGCGGTGGCGTGACCGGCAAGAATCAGCGTTACCTGCTGGGGGGCTCGCAGTACAGCAACATCTTCCCGACATTTATCGGCACATGGATTGGAACGGGTGCGGTTCGCTGGATTTACGGAAACGCTTACGGCAAGACCAAATACCTGCTTGAAACTTACGGCCTCGACAAGGGTCTTGGCGATGCGGGCGTGCGCAGGCTCATTACCGAATTCCGCGCAAGGCTTGCAATGCTCGACATGAAAAAATGGTCCGGCGAAATCAAGAATTTGCTGAACCAGCATTTTGGAAGCGACACCTACTGGGAACAGGACATGTGGGACAATAACAGGAAAAGCTACACCTGGACCATGACGCCCTACCAGACGGTGACGGAAAGCAACGGCTACCTTGTTCCGAATCAGGAAACGACTCCGGGATGGTCGGGCTCGAATGTGGTGCCGCTGAAGGTGCAAAGCGGCGCTAAAGAAGTGACGGTGAGTTTCTACCCGAACGGCGCAAATTCCAATAACAAGAACATGAATTTCTTGCTGTGCTACCGCGCGACCGACGGTACACCTGTGTACAGCGAACCCATTACAGGCGAAGGTTCCGCGACGCTTCGCCTGGACAAGACGCCTTCTTCGACGAACGGCACGCCGATGGTTTTCGCGGTCATCGTGAATACCGATTACCAGTACACCGGCAATACGGGAATTCGCAAGTTGCATTACGATTATAAGTTGAAACTGGAAACGGGCGTCAGCGGCGCTGGTGCTGCAAACGTCAAGTATTACAATGACTTCAAGCTAGATTACGCATGGCCTGAAATCGGAGACGCACCGACAAGTTCGAGCAGTTCCGTATCGCCGAAATCTTCGAGCAGCAGCGAGATGCCCGCGAGCTCCAGCAGTTCTGCAAAAATCGTCACGGACGGTGCCACGACATATTCTATCTCAGTGACGCTTCCGATTGACGACAACTACGCCACCATTTCTGCAAAATTTGATATCAGCGAGGTTGCGAAGAAACTCGGACTCACCACAGCAACGCTCACGCAGGCACAATTCTTCGCACTAGAAAGCGACGGTAATATCGTGACCAACAGTACCGCTACCGCTCCGGGTCATTGGTTTGGTAAAGACAGCAAGGTGGTGGAATGGGGCGAGTCCGCCTACATATTCAGCGAAACAGATTTATCAAGCGGTACACTCGCAATAGGCCACTACCCCAACCGAGTCAGCAATGGTGACAAATTTAACTTTACGCAGGGACTCACTTACAATGGAAAAACGGTCCTTTTCAAAGTCATGGTCAGCATTACCAACGGGTTAGGCAGTGACGAAAGCGGAAAGACCACAGCTCTGATGTACGGACTTGATAAAGTTTCGACACACATGAACCTCGCCCTCCGTAATGGAAATCTCGAAATCCGTTACACGCTCCCTCAGCGCGACAATGTGAAGATAAGCCTATTCAACGGATTCGGAGCATTGCTCGCACAAGAAATCACGGGAATGCAAAACGCAGGCTTGCACAAGCGTTCGCTCAACATGAGCCAAATACCGCGCGGCACCTACATCGTAAAAATCACAACGGGCAGTTACCGCGAAGCAAGACCGATTAACATCACAAGATAAACGAGCAAAAAGCACAGCACCTCGGCGAAAGTCGAGGTGCTTTTTATTGACGAAGTCAATTCTAAACACTGCGCCTCGGTCAGTTGTCCGCAGACAACGAGAAATCGAGCTCATTAGGCACACCACCAATATCCAGGTTTATATTAATCTTGCCGGATTATTGTTGTTTGGTTTTTCGGCTAATAAAAGGGATAGGATATGAACAAAATTTGGTGTTTGGGATTGTCCCTAGCGCTTGGGCTAGGGAGTGCGCAGGCTGCGCGACAGATGGAATGGCTGAATCGCGGCTTGGTCGCTGTCAAGACGACTAACGGAGTTTTCCTCAGTTGGCGAGTTCTCGGAACAGACGGCAATACGACCGGTTTTAACCTGTACCGCGATGGCGAGAAAATCGCTAGTTTTACGGGTTCACAGGCAAGCAACTACACAGATACAAAAGGAACAGCATCGAGCAAATACTCAGTGAAGGCTGTTGTCGGCGGCAAGGAAATGGCGGCGGATGCAGCAGTTTCTGTTTGGAGTAATCAATATCTGACCGTAAATCTTGACCGTCCGAATGGTGGGAGCGATTACACCTACAGCCCGAACGATATCGCGGTAGGCGATGTAGACGGCGATGGAGAATTTGAGCTGATTCTCAAGTGGGATCCGAGCAATTCTAAAGACAATTCGCAGAAGGGCAAAACCGGCAACGTCATCATCGATTGCTACAAAATGAATGGCAAAAAGTTGTGGCGCGTTGACCTCGGCGTAAATATTCGCGCAGGGGCGCATTACACGCAGATGCTCGTGGGCGACTATGATGGCGACGGCAAGGCAGAATTTGCCGTAAAAACAGCGCCCGGAACAAAGGACGGTAGCGGCAATTACTTGTCACTCGGTTCTGCAAAAGGCGCAGACCACAGCAAGGATTACAGGAATTCAAACGGCTACATTCTTTCAGGTCCCGAATGGCTCACGATTTTTAACGGCGAAACCGGCAAGGAAATGGCGACGGTTGATTACAATCCAGGTCGTGGCACCGTCAAGAGCTGGGGCGATAGCTACGGCAACCGCGTTGACAGATTCCTCGCGACAAACGCCTACCTTGATGGTAAAAAGCCGAGTATGGTATTTCAGCGCGGTTACTACACCCGAATGGCAATTACCGCCTACGATTGGGACGGCAAAACGCTTTCACAGCGCTGGTATTACAACGCGGCAACGAGCGGACAGGAATGTTACGGGCAAGGCAATCACAACATTTCCGCAGGCGACGTGGATGGCGACGGTTTCGATGAAATCATTGAAGGTAGCAGCGCCATTGACCACAACGGGAAATTCATGTACCGCACAGGCAAGGGTCACGGCGATGCCATGCACTTGAGCGATCTCGACCCCGATAATCCCGGTCTTGAAGTTTGGCAAGTTCACGAAGAAAAGCCCTACGGCTACGATTTGCACGATGCCCGCACCGGCAAGTTGCTTTTTAGCGAAACGAGCTCCGGGGACAACGGGCGCGGCGTCGCAGGTGACGTAGATTCACTAAACCGCGGACACGAACTTTGGTCTGCCGCAAACTGGAACACCTATACCGTAAAAGGAAAAATTTGGAAAGCAGACAAGCGCCCCGCTTATAACTTCCGTATTTATTGGGATGGCGACTTGCTTGATGAACTGTTGGACAATACGACCATCAGCAAGTGGGACCATGCCAAGCAACAGAGCAATACGCTTTTTCAGATGCAGGGCAACAGCTGCAACACCACCAAGGCAACGCCGAACTTTAGCGGTGATATTTTAGGCGACTGGCGCGAAGAAGTCATTTTGCATGATGGAGCTTCCAAGCTCTACATCTACACGACCACCATTCCGACGGAACACCGTATGTACACGCTTGCGCATGACCCGATTTACCGTCTCGGCATGAGCTGGCAAAACACGGCCTACAACCAGCCTCCACATTTGGGATTCTGGCTGTACGGTAACAAGGACAAGTTCCCGACGCCTGACATTACGCTCGTCGGCGATCATACACCGAAACCCGCCGCGATTATCAAGCAGGGCGCAGGTTCCAGCAGCCAAGCCATTGCGCTCGGTGATTCGATTGTCCCGTTCACTTTTGCAATCCAGAATGCCGATGGTGCAACAGTCAAAAACCTCCCTGCAGGCGTAACAGCCAAATGGAACGCACAGACAAATTCTCTATACTTCAGCGGAACTCCGACCGTCAGCGGAGAGTTCACCTACACGATCACCACAAAGGGAGGCAACGCGGAATACGGCGAAGCAACCCGCAGCGGGAAATTTACAATTACCGACACAAATGCCCCTATTATTCCTGCGGATAGTACAAATGGCATAGCGGATTCCACGACAACATCGCTAAAGTCCCATGTGCAAAGAATGCTGATGAATGGTTCCGGGCGAATTTATGATTTGCGAGGTCGTCTCGTGAAACAACGTAAACATAGAGGTGTTTACTTGACGCGATAAAAGGAGTTTATTATGGGATGTTTTGGACTAAAAATGTTGACTAGCGCGCTCGCCGTTTGGCTCGCAGGGGCATCGCATGCCTTCGCGGGTTCGCCAATCGTCAAAGTTGATTTTGACATGAGCGGCCGCAATTCGAGCGAGGTGACAGAGCCGAATTACATTCCTTGGGTGGTTTCGGGCGTCACATCTAAAGACACGACTCTTTCAGGCGTGAAAGTAAATGTCTCGGGTAGCGGTAACCTCAGGGCAAATTGGTACAAGGCCGGGGTACAGTCACCTTCCTATGCAAAACTAGTGTGCGATGGTGTGATGGTCGAAGGCGGCGGAAACATTACTCTCACGTTCTCAAATCTTGCAGCAGGGACGCACAGCCTCCTTTTGTACCTGAACAACGTCGATGGCGTTGTGGCAAGCAACAGCATTGATGTCTACGTGAACAATTCAAAGCAAGCCTCGGTCAAACCAACAAATCGCGCACTTTCGACAGGCGAGGCGGCGATTGCCTACGTGACTTTTAATGTGGGCGGGACGAGCGCATCGACTGCCATAAAGCTAAACACAGGTACGATTACCCTAAACGGTTTTGAATTGAATGTGCCCAATGCGGCGGCGCAGGCAACCGGCCCTTCTCCGACGGATTTGGATTACCACGCACCGCACGAAAACGGAGCCTTGACACTTTCATGGACGGCGGCGAAATCCGCAAAAAAACATCAGGTTTATTTTGGTACGGATTCTGCAACGGTTTTAAAGGCGACAGC includes:
- a CDS encoding DUF4859 domain-containing protein — its product is MQKSCLGWIPGAVLSAALGVHTYAASGDAYTWPGYRSDLDYDTKSNLGDIQPPTKFNNNCSGVTGKKAGKWWAFYWGKDRDSRITDVTIDSILKKYDTDFEYLYNEMGWAPDAQAQEGQYSAIYYYGSGTCAGGAKTDTTGGWQTWVAGYTAVAASFYPLYSFNTSCPYRDRVAQMDAMIHEGIHSMTNGYPGAKDAHWFQEAGNTWIQQDMFSHRDGVYSGMGFLNAATVIAPFMPIETYSGWLIDGTFGGPGGGADGGGVTGKNQRYLLGGSQYSNIFPTFIGTWIGTGAVRWIYGNAYGKTKYLLETYGLDKGLGDAGVRRLITEFRARLAMLDMKKWSGEIKNLLNQHFGSDTYWEQDMWDNNRKSYTWTMTPYQTVTESNGYLVPNQETTPGWSGSNVVPLKVQSGAKEVTVSFYPNGANSNNKNMNFLLCYRATDGTPVYSEPITGEGSATLRLDKTPSSTNGTPMVFAVIVNTDYQYTGNTGIRKLHYDYKLKLETGVSGAGAANVKYYNDFKLDYAWPEIGDAPTSSSSSVSPKSSSSSEMPASSSSSAKIVTDGATTYSISVTLPIDDNYATISAKFDISEVAKKLGLTTATLTQAQFFALESDGNIVTNSTATAPGHWFGKDSKVVEWGESAYIFSETDLSSGTLAIGHYPNRVSNGDKFNFTQGLTYNGKTVLFKVMVSITNGLGSDESGKTTALMYGLDKVSTHMNLALRNGNLEIRYTLPQRDNVKISLFNGFGALLAQEITGMQNAGLHKRSLNMSQIPRGTYIVKITTGSYREARPINITR
- a CDS encoding rhamnogalacturonan lyase, producing the protein MNKIWCLGLSLALGLGSAQAARQMEWLNRGLVAVKTTNGVFLSWRVLGTDGNTTGFNLYRDGEKIASFTGSQASNYTDTKGTASSKYSVKAVVGGKEMAADAAVSVWSNQYLTVNLDRPNGGSDYTYSPNDIAVGDVDGDGEFELILKWDPSNSKDNSQKGKTGNVIIDCYKMNGKKLWRVDLGVNIRAGAHYTQMLVGDYDGDGKAEFAVKTAPGTKDGSGNYLSLGSAKGADHSKDYRNSNGYILSGPEWLTIFNGETGKEMATVDYNPGRGTVKSWGDSYGNRVDRFLATNAYLDGKKPSMVFQRGYYTRMAITAYDWDGKTLSQRWYYNAATSGQECYGQGNHNISAGDVDGDGFDEIIEGSSAIDHNGKFMYRTGKGHGDAMHLSDLDPDNPGLEVWQVHEEKPYGYDLHDARTGKLLFSETSSGDNGRGVAGDVDSLNRGHELWSAANWNTYTVKGKIWKADKRPAYNFRIYWDGDLLDELLDNTTISKWDHAKQQSNTLFQMQGNSCNTTKATPNFSGDILGDWREEVILHDGASKLYIYTTTIPTEHRMYTLAHDPIYRLGMSWQNTAYNQPPHLGFWLYGNKDKFPTPDITLVGDHTPKPAAIIKQGAGSSSQAIALGDSIVPFTFAIQNADGATVKNLPAGVTAKWNAQTNSLYFSGTPTVSGEFTYTITTKGGNAEYGEATRSGKFTITDTNAPIIPADSTNGIADSTTTSLKSHVQRMLMNGSGRIYDLRGRLVKQRKHRGVYLTR